From Micromonospora rifamycinica, a single genomic window includes:
- the cobI gene encoding precorrin-2 C(20)-methyltransferase, translating to MGSAPPPATLTGVGVGPGDPELLTLRAVRVLAEADLVVVPVLDRLAADPATPPGRAETTVRAHVPADRLRRLPFALDDRGGVTARREAAWDAAARAVVDAIDAGARSVAFATIGDPNVYSTFTYLADGVRALQPAVRVRTVPGVTAMQELAARSGVPLCQGREPLTLLPATAGPELVTDALAGPGTVVVYKGWRRHRELVDELRRHDRLDDAVLGRGLGLPDEWVGPVGPADGDLPYLSTLLVPARRDGRGGKL from the coding sequence GTGGGGAGCGCGCCGCCGCCCGCCACGCTGACCGGGGTGGGGGTCGGGCCGGGTGACCCGGAACTGCTCACCCTCCGGGCGGTGCGGGTGCTGGCCGAGGCCGACCTGGTGGTCGTACCGGTGCTGGACCGGCTGGCGGCGGACCCGGCCACGCCCCCCGGCCGGGCCGAGACGACGGTCCGCGCGCACGTGCCGGCGGACCGGCTGCGCCGGCTGCCGTTCGCCCTCGACGACCGGGGCGGGGTGACCGCGCGCCGGGAGGCCGCCTGGGACGCGGCCGCCCGCGCCGTCGTCGACGCGATCGACGCGGGCGCCCGGTCGGTCGCCTTCGCCACCATCGGCGACCCCAACGTCTACTCCACCTTCACGTACCTGGCCGACGGCGTCCGCGCCCTGCAGCCGGCGGTACGGGTGCGGACCGTGCCGGGCGTCACCGCCATGCAGGAGCTGGCCGCCCGCAGCGGCGTCCCGCTCTGCCAGGGGCGGGAGCCGCTGACCCTGCTGCCCGCCACCGCCGGCCCGGAGCTGGTCACCGACGCCCTCGCCGGTCCGGGCACCGTCGTGGTCTACAAGGGCTGGCGTCGGCACCGGGAACTCGTCGACGAGCTGCGCCGGCACGACCGGCTCGACGACGCGGTGCTCGGTCGGGGCCTCGGCCTGCCCGACGAGTGGGTCGGACCGGTCGGGCCGGCCGACGGCGACCTGCCGTACCTGTCGACGCTGCTGGTCCCGGCCCGCCGGGACGGGCGGGGAGGAAAACTGTGA
- the cobM gene encoding precorrin-4 C(11)-methyltransferase, whose protein sequence is MTPTGKVWFVGAGPGAADLLTLRAARVIAAADVVVWAASLVHADVLAHARPDAEIVDSSQLPIEGVLPLYRRAAADRLTVARIHSGDPALWGAVQEQLDLCLALDLAVEIVPGVSSFTAVAAIVGRELTIPEVAQSVILTRLEGGKTPMPAGERVRDFARHGTTMALFLSAARAGQAQTELLAGGYPADTPVVVAYQATWPDELVVRCALGDLAATVKEHRLWKHTLFLVGPALAASGTRSHLYHPGHFHTFRRAEPTARAELRRSRAAAEDAAP, encoded by the coding sequence GTGACGCCCACCGGAAAAGTGTGGTTCGTGGGGGCCGGGCCCGGCGCCGCCGACCTGCTCACCCTGCGCGCCGCCCGGGTGATCGCCGCCGCCGACGTGGTGGTCTGGGCGGCCAGCCTGGTGCACGCCGACGTGCTGGCCCACGCCCGCCCCGACGCCGAGATCGTCGACTCGTCGCAGCTGCCGATCGAGGGGGTGCTGCCGCTGTACCGGCGGGCCGCCGCCGACCGGCTCACCGTGGCCCGGATCCACTCCGGCGACCCGGCGCTCTGGGGTGCCGTGCAGGAACAGCTCGACCTGTGCCTCGCCCTCGACCTGGCCGTGGAGATCGTCCCCGGAGTCTCCTCGTTCACCGCCGTCGCCGCGATCGTCGGCCGGGAGCTGACCATCCCCGAGGTGGCCCAGTCGGTGATCCTCACCCGGCTGGAGGGGGGCAAGACGCCGATGCCGGCGGGGGAGCGGGTCCGCGACTTCGCCCGGCACGGCACCACCATGGCGCTGTTCCTCTCCGCCGCCCGTGCCGGGCAGGCCCAGACGGAACTGCTGGCCGGGGGCTACCCGGCCGACACCCCGGTCGTGGTGGCCTACCAGGCGACCTGGCCGGACGAGCTGGTGGTGCGGTGCGCGCTCGGCGACCTGGCGGCCACCGTCAAGGAACACCGGCTGTGGAAGCACACCCTGTTCCTGGTCGGACCGGCGCTCGCCGCCAGCGGCACCCGCTCCCACCTCTACCACCCCGGGCACTTCCACACCTTCCGCCGGGCCGAGCCGACCGCCCGCGCCGAGCTGCGCCGGTCCCGTGCCGCCGCGGAGGACGCGGCACCGTGA
- a CDS encoding cobyrinate a,c-diamide synthase → MTALPRLVVAAPASGHGKTTVTTGLLAALRRRGLAVSPHKVGPDYIDPGYHALAAGRPGRNLDPWLVGEELVVPLLRHGASVPVPADVAVVEGVMGLHDGAVGRAGYASTAHVATLVDAPVLLVLDTTAQGRSAAALVLGMRAFDPAVRIGGVILNRVGSPRHETLLRDALAEVDVPVLGAVTRAVEVAAPARHLGLVPVAERAPESLAVVEALAGLVEATVDLDAVLALARSAPPLTVDAWDPVTAVGGPTGGDRPVVAVAAGAAFTFSYAETTELLTAAGATVAPFDPLRDPALPAGTRAVVIGGGFPEVHVEALSANTGLRAELADFAGPVVAECAGLLYLGRSLDGVPMCGRLDHHARMTGRLTLGYREAVAATDSPVHPAGEPVRGHEFHRTVTDPGHGDRPAWHWDGTGHGFVTGQVHASYLHTHWAGHPRAARRLVEAAAR, encoded by the coding sequence GTGACGGCACTGCCGCGGCTGGTGGTCGCCGCCCCGGCCAGTGGGCACGGCAAGACCACGGTGACCACCGGTCTGCTCGCCGCGCTGCGCCGTCGGGGTCTCGCGGTCAGCCCGCACAAGGTCGGCCCCGACTACATCGACCCCGGGTACCACGCGCTCGCCGCCGGTCGTCCCGGCCGCAACCTGGACCCGTGGCTGGTCGGCGAGGAGTTGGTCGTCCCGCTGCTGCGGCACGGCGCGAGCGTCCCCGTCCCCGCCGACGTCGCGGTGGTCGAAGGGGTGATGGGGCTGCACGACGGGGCGGTCGGCCGGGCCGGGTACGCCTCCACCGCCCACGTCGCCACACTGGTCGACGCGCCCGTGCTGCTGGTCCTGGACACCACCGCGCAGGGGCGGTCGGCCGCCGCGCTGGTGCTCGGCATGCGCGCCTTCGACCCGGCGGTACGGATCGGCGGGGTGATCCTCAACCGGGTCGGCTCGCCCCGGCACGAGACCCTGCTGCGCGACGCGCTGGCCGAGGTGGACGTGCCGGTGCTCGGGGCGGTCACCCGGGCCGTCGAGGTGGCCGCGCCGGCCCGGCACCTGGGGCTGGTGCCGGTCGCCGAACGGGCCCCGGAGTCGCTGGCCGTGGTCGAGGCGCTCGCCGGGCTCGTCGAGGCCACCGTCGACCTCGACGCGGTGCTCGCCCTGGCCCGCAGCGCACCCCCGTTGACAGTGGACGCCTGGGATCCGGTGACGGCCGTCGGCGGCCCGACCGGCGGGGACCGTCCGGTCGTCGCGGTCGCCGCCGGAGCGGCCTTCACCTTCTCGTACGCCGAGACCACCGAACTGCTCACCGCGGCCGGGGCGACGGTGGCGCCGTTCGACCCGCTGCGGGATCCGGCCCTGCCCGCCGGCACCCGGGCGGTGGTCATCGGTGGCGGCTTCCCCGAGGTGCACGTGGAGGCGCTGAGCGCCAACACCGGGCTCCGCGCCGAGCTGGCCGACTTCGCCGGACCGGTGGTCGCCGAGTGCGCCGGGCTGCTCTACCTCGGCCGTTCCCTGGACGGGGTGCCGATGTGCGGCCGGCTCGACCACCACGCCCGGATGACCGGCCGGCTCACCCTCGGCTACCGCGAGGCGGTCGCCGCCACCGACTCCCCGGTCCACCCGGCCGGTGAGCCGGTACGCGGCCACGAGTTCCACCGCACCGTCACCGACCCCGGGCACGGCGACCGGCCCGCCTGGCACTGGGACGGCACCGGCCACGGTTTCGTCACCGGCCAGGTGCACGCCTCCTACCTGCACACCCACTGGGCGGGTCACCCCCGGGCCGCTCGCCGGCTGGTCGAGGCGGCGGCCCGGTGA